The DNA window AGCATCGACACGTTCGAGGCGACGAACAGCCCGTGGGTGTGAAAGATCGGCAGCGCGTGCAGCAGCACGTCTTGGGCGGTAAAGCGCCACGCATCGGCCAGCGTGCGGGCGTTCGACAGCAGATTGTCATGGCTCAGCATCGCGCCCTTGGACCGGCCGGTGGTGCCCGATGTGTAAAGAATGGCGGCAAGATCGGCGCCGCCGCGCGCCACCGGATCGTGGCGTTCCGGACAGGCGGCGGCGGCGTCGCTCAGGCTGCCACGGCCATCCGCGTCCAGCGTCATCAGCCGGCCCTCGGGCGGCATGAAATCGTCGCGCCGCGCCTGCCGGGACGGGTCGCAGACCACCAAGGCCGGTTCGGCGTCGCCGACGAAATAGCCGATCTCGGCGGCTGTATAGGCGGTGTTCAGCGGCAGGAACACCGCGCCCGCGCGCACCGCCGCCAGATACAGCGCCAGCGCCTGCGGCGATTTCTCGACCTGCACGGCCACGCGGTCGCCCGGCTGCACGCCGGTTTGCGTCAGCATGTTCGCCATCTGCCCCGACAGGCGATAGATGTCGTCATAGGACAGGGCTGCGCCATTTTGCAGGATCAGGAAATCGCGATCCTCGCCCTTGCGCGGGCCCATCAGCGCGTCGAACAGCGTGTTGGTCATGTCGTCTTGTCCGTTTTCGTCTTCCTGCCGGCGGCCGTCGCCTCGGCCTCGGCCTTGCGCGCGGCGTCCTGCAGGCGTTTGGGGGCGGCGATGATGCCGCGTTCGGTGAAATCGTCGTGCTGCGCCTCGATCCGCTGGCGGTCATAGAGGTAGTTGACCATCATCCCAAGGCTTTGCGCCATGCCGCGTTCGGATTTGTCGGCCCCGGCGATGACCCGGTGCGCCTCGGCCCCGTTGCCCAGATGGAACCGGGCGACGGGGTCGCGCGGGCGGCCGCGCGCGTCCTTGGCCAGCAGCAGATAGCGGGCGGTCTGCGCCGACAGCGGGCCGGGCTGCGGATCGTCCAGAAGCGCCGCGATCTCGGCCTCGCCTGCGGCGGCGCGTTCCTGCAACCAGTTTCGCAGGCCGGGAATGGGCGACAGCGTCACGAATGTCGTCAGGCCGGGCAGTTCGCGCGACAGTTCGGCGACCACGTTCTTGATCAGAAGATTACCGAAGCTGATCCCGGCCAGCCCCGCCTGACAGTTCGAGATGGAATAGAACACCGCCGTATCCGCCGATTGCGGCGCCAGCGGCGCACGGCGTTCGTCGATCAGCGCCTGCACCGAATCGGGCAGGCCGCGGGTCAGCGCCACCTCGACGAAGATCAGCGGATCGTCGGGCATGGCCGGGTGCATATAGGCATAGCAGCGCCGATCCTCGGGCAGGACGCGGCGTTGCAGATCGCGGAAATCGCGGATCTCGTGCACGGCTTCGTATTCGATCAGCTTTTCCAGCAGAAAGGCCGGGCTGTGCCAGTCGATGCGCAGCAGTTTCAGGAACCCGCGATTGAACCACGAGCGCAGCAGATGGCGGAAATCGGCATCGACGCGGGCAAAGGCGCGGTCGCGCCCGGTCAGGCGCAGCAGGTCGGCGCGCATGGCGACCAGCCGCGCGGTTCCGCCCGGCGCCATGTTCAGCCGGCGCAGCAATTCCTGGCGCGGCGGCTCGGCCAGCCGCGTCAGGGCTTCCAGATCGGCGGGGTCCTTGCGGTCCAGCCATGTCTTCACCGCCTTGGTCAGCGCCGCGTGATCGGGGTCGAACCCGTCGCGCAGCCCGGCGAAGAAGATGCGCTTGCCGTCGTCGTCCAGCGCCGCATAGGCGGCAAGGATGTCGGCCGCGACCGCCATGCCGCGGGTTTCCGATTGCAGGACCGGCAGACGCTGCGCCGCCTCGATCAGCGCCTCGGGCGTCAGGCGGGGCGCGCCCTTGCCCCGCCGCCAGCCGGAACTGACGACAAGGCTGCTGAGCCGGTCGTAAAGCTGGGCGGTCAGGGTCACAGCGCCGGCCCCATCACCATTTCGGGCAAAAACAGCGCGATCTGGGGAAAGATCGCCAGCAGGATCATGCCCACCACCATCATGCCCACGAAGGGCAGCGACCCGAACAGGATGTCGCGCAACGAGATCTGCGGCGCGATGCTGTTGATGACATACAGGTTCAGCCCGACCGGCGGGGTGATCAGGCCGATTTCCATGTTGATCGTCAGGATGACCGCGAACCAGTAGGGATCGAACCCCGCCGAATCCAGGATCGGCATCAGGATCGGCGCCGACATCAGGATGATCGCGACCGGCGGCAGAAAGAAGCCCGCGACCAGCAGGAAGATGTTGATGATGATCAGCAGCACCCACCGGTTGACCTCGAGATCGGCGATGGCGCCCGCGACGGTCTGGGTGATGAACAGCGAGGACAAGGCAAAGGCGAACAGTTCCGCCGCGCCGATGATCAGCATGATCATCACCGCCTCGCGGATCGTGTCGCGGAAGATCGCGACCATGGGGCCCGCCTTCCACATGCGATAGATGATCGCGACCAGCAAAATGCAGATCAGCGCGCCGGTTCCCGCCGCCTCGGACGGGGTGGCGACGCCGCCGTAGAGGACGAACAGGATCGCCGCCACGATCAGCAGGAACGGCAGCACGCGCGGCAGGTTCTCAAGCCGTTCGGCCAGCGAAAAGCGGCGCGTGACATCGCCCAGGGCGATGCCCTTGCGCCAGCAATCGAACAGCGCCCAGGCCATGAACAGGACGGTCAGCATCAGCCCCGGCAGCAGCCCGGCCAGAAACAGCCGCCCGATCGAGGTTTCGGTCGAGATGCCATAGACGATCATCGTGACCGAGGGCGGGATCAGGATGCCCAACGTGCCGCCCGCCGCGATCGAGCCTGCGGCAAGGCTGTCGGGATAGCCGCGCTTGGTCATTTCGGGGATGCCCATCTTGCCGATGGCGGCGCAGGTCGCGGGGCTGCTGCCCGACAGCGCGGCAAACAGCCCGCAGGCGCCGATATTCGACATCACCATCCCGCCCGGCACCCGGTACAGCCAGCGGTCCAGCGCCTCGTAAAGATCCTTGCCGGCGGGGCTGCTGGCCACCGCCGCGCCCATCAGGATGAACATCGGCACCGACACCATGCCGAAATTGGCCAGACCGGCGAAGAAGGTTTCCGACAGCCCGCCGATGGCGGTGAAGCCCTCCGACAGGACCAGCGCCGCCACCGCGACGAAGCCCAGGGCAAAGGCGATCGGCGTGCCGGCGCCCAGCAGGACCAGCATCGCGACCAGAACGGCCAGACCCGCAGCCGAGGGCGACATCACGCCCCCCTTTCGGGCAGACCGCCGGTCATCGCCACCACTGTCTGCGCGATCAGTTGCAGGCCCATCAGCCCCATCGCGAAGGGCACCGGCCAGAACGGAATCCACAGCGGCAGCGCCCAGATCGTGTCGGTGGTCCAGCCGTTCGACGCGGCCTCATAGAGAAAGCCGAAGCCCGACCACGCCAGCGCGCCGACAAAGCAAAGCGACGCCAGACCCGAGATCAGCGCAAGGATGCGGCGCAGCCCCGGCCCCGACGCCTCGACCAGCAGATCGACGCCGACATGGCCGCCCAAGGCCAGCACATAGGGGCTGCCCAGCATCATCGCGGCGGTGGTGGCATAGATCACGAATTCGGTCTGCCACACGGTCGAGGCCCCCAACACATAGCGCGAGAACACCATCTGCGTGACCACCACCGTCGCCGCCGCCAGCAGGACCATGGCGAACACGCCGCTGACGCGGGCCAGCCCGTCAAGAAGGCGCAGAACCGCCCTCATGCCCGCAGCCTGCCCGGCGCGGCCGGGATCGCAGGCCCGATCACTCGACCGCCAGCGCCTGGTCGATCAGGTCCTGCCCGCCTTCGACCTCGTCCGAGAAATGCTTGTAGGAAGTGTCCCGGGCGATGGCCAGCCAGGCGTCGAAATCCTCGGGCGTCATGGTCGCGACCTCGACCCCGGCCTTTTCGAACGTCTCGATCATGGTGGTGTCCAGCCCCGCGGCCTGTTCCGAAAACCACTGCTCGGCCCGCTGGCCCGCATCCATCAGCGCCTGTTGCTGTTCGGGGTTGAGCCGGTCGAAGACCTTTTTCGAGATCAGAACCGGTTCGTACATGAACCACAGCGCGTTTTCACCCGGCGCGGTCAGGCATGTCGCCTGTTCGAACAGGCGATAGCTGACCATCGACCCCGACGAGGTGTTGGCCGCGTCCAGAACGCCGGTCTGCATGCCGGTATAGATCTCGGACGACGGCATCGACGAGATCGAGGCCCCGGCACCGACCAGCATCTGTTCGAAGGCCGGACCCGCCGCCCGCGTCACCTGACCCGCGATCGTGTCGGGCGCGGTGATGCAGTTCTTCTTGCTGACAAAGCCGCCCGACAGCCACGCATCCGACAGGACCAGCGCGCCGTTATCCTCGATCAGCTTGTGGATCGATTCCATGAAGGGCGAATCGTTCAGCCGCGCGGCGCGTTCGTGGTTGCGCACCAGTCCCGGCATCAGGGTCACGCTGAATTGCGGCACCCGTCCGGCGGCATAGTCCAGCGGAAAGGACGACATGTCCAACTGCCCGCTGGTCAGCGCGCCCCATTGTTCCTTGGCCTTGTACAGCGATTCCCCCGGATAGACGCGGATTTCCAGATCGACGTCGGCATCGGCCACGTCCTTGGCGATCATCTGCACCATCTCGTCGCGCGCATCGCCCTTGCCGCCCGGAAACTGGTGGCTGGCCTTCAGCACCTCGGCGCCTGCGACCATCGGCATGGCGGTGGCAAGGGCCAGAACGGCACCCGTTGTCTTGAACATCATCTTTCCTCCCGCGGCGCGTCGTGGCGCCCATGTTGTGCCGCGACGCGCGCGGCCGCAATCTCTCCCACGGCCGAGTTTGACTCGACTTCTGTGTATACACAAGCGATAATTATGCACACAGCAGCAGGGGGTGAGGATGGCCAGCGCCGCCGACGAGATCAGCGAAATGCTGGAAACCGAGATCGTCGAAGGCGTCCTGCCCCCCGGCACGCGGCTGGAGGAACCTGCGCTGGCGGAACGGTTCGGCGTCTCGCGCACGCCGGTGCGCGAGGCGTTGCAGCGGCTGTCGGCCTCGGGTCTGGTCGAGCTGAAGCCGCGTCGCGGCACGCAGGTCCTGAACCCGTCGATCGGGCGCATCGTCGAGATGTTCGAGGTGATGGCCGAGCTGGAGGCCGTCTGTGCCCGCCTGTGCGCACGGCGGGGCGGGCCGGCGCTGTTTTCGAATCTGCGGCTGTGGATGGATCGCTGCGCGGCGGCGGCGCGCGCGGGCGATGCGTCGGCCTATTACGCGGCGAACAAGGGGTTTCACAGCGCCATCTATGCCGGGTCGCAGAACCTGTTTCTGGCCGAACAGGCCGAGTTGCTGCATCTGCGGCTGACACCGTTCCGGCGACAGCAGCTGCGCCTGCCGCGCCGCATGACGCAATCGCTGGCCGAACATGCGCGGATCGTCACGGCCATCGAGGATGGCGACGCCGCCGCCGCCGAGGAGGCGCAGCGCGCCCATATCCTGATCCAGGGCGAGCGTTTCACCGATTTCCTTGCCCTGCACGGCGGCGCGCGGGTCTGATCGCGGCGGGGGCCGCGGCCTTACGCGACGATGGATTGCGGCAGCATCCACACGCCCCGGTCGGGCGCGCGGTTGATCCGCAGATCGCAGCCATAGGCGCGCGACAGGTTGTCGTCGGTCATCACCGCCTCGGGCCGGCCCTGCGCCACGACCCGCCCGCCCTGCATCAGCGCGACGCGGTCGGCAAACATCGCCGTCAGGTTCAGATCGTGCATCACCGCGACGACGCCGCCGCCCGCCGCCGCGTAATCCGCCGCGATCCGCATGACGGTCAGCTGATGGGCGATGTCGAGGCTGCTGACAGGCTCGTCCAGGAACAGCCAGCGCGGGCCGTCGGGCGTGACCGGCTGCCAGACCTGCACCAGCGCGCGGGCCAGTTGCACCCGCTGCTGTTCGCCGCCAGACATCTGCTGATACAGCTGTCCCCCGCGTCCCGGCAGCCCGACCCGCGCCAGCGCGGCCGAGATCAGGGCGGCGCGGGCGGGGCCGATGACGGGGCGGGTCGACAGGCCGATGCCCACGATTTCGGACGCGGTGAAGGGAAAGGACAGCGTGCTGTGCTGGGGCAGGTCTCGCAGCGCGGCCAGATCGTGCGGCAGGCGGGTGGCGATGTCGGTGCCGTTCAGCGTGATCCGCCCGGATCGCGGGGCCACATCGCCGGTCAGCGCGCGCAGCAGCGTGGTCTTGCCCGAGCCGTTCGGCCCGATGATCGCCGTGACCCGGCCGGCCTGCGCGACCAGTCCCGCGCCGTGCAGGATCTGTCTGCGGCCCAGCCACAGATCCAGCGATTGCGCAACCAGGCTCATCCGTCCAGCGTCCGGCGGTTCGACAGCAGCACCCACATGAAGAACGGCCCGCCGACCATGGCGGTCACGATGCCGATGGGCAGTTCCGCCGGCGCGACGACGCTGCGGCTGATCATGTCCGCCCCGATCAGCACCGTGGCCCCCAGCAGCGCCGCGTTGACCAGCAGCCAGCGGTGATCGGGACCGGCGATCAGGCGCAGAAGATGCGGCACGACGATGCCGACAAAGCCGATCCCGCCCGACACGGCGACCGAGGCCCCGGTCGCGCCCGCCACCGACAGGATGGCGATGGTCTTGGTCCGCTGCACGTCGATGCCGACATGGGCGGCCGCCGCCTCGCCCAGGGCCAGCCCGTTCAGGCCGCGCGCCAGGAACGGCGCGGCGGCAAGCCCGGCCAGGATCAGCGGCGCGGCGGCGGCCAGCTTGGGCCAGCTGCTGCCGGCCAGCGAGCCGAGACCCCAGAAGGTCAGATCGCGCAGCTGGTCGTCATCGGCCCGAAACACGATCAGCCCCGACAGCGCCCCGATCATCGCGGCCAGCGCGATCCCCGCCAGCAGCATGGTGGCGATGGATGTCTGGCCCTGCCGCGTGGCGACGGCGTAAAGCGCCAGCATCGACACCCAGCCGCCAGCGAAGGCGGCCAGCGGAACCAGATGCCAGCCCGCCGCGGCGGCCATCGCGGGCGGCAGCAGCCCGCCCAGCACGATGGCCGCGATCGCGCCCAGACCCGCACCGGCGCTGACGCCCAGCAGGCCGGGATCGGCCAACGGGTTGCGGAACAACCCCTGCATCACCGCGCCCGACACGGCCAGCGACGCGCCGACCAACATCCCGGTCAACAGCCGCGGCAGGCGGATCTGCATCACCACCACCCGGTCGGCGGGCTCGACCCCCGCGCCCGCCGCCAGATCGCGCAGCACGGCCCAGGCGGGGGTGCCCGCCGCGCCGTGATCCAGCGCCAGCGCCGCCACGATCAGCAGACCCAGACCCAGCACGATCGCCAGCGCCCGGCCCCGGTGGCTGCGGTCGCCTGCCGGCACGGCGTGGCCCGCGTCAACCGTGACCATCCGCCGCCCCGTCATTCGCCGGCCTATCACTCGCTGCCCCGTCATCCGCCGGCCCATAGATCGCCTCGTGCAGGTCGCGGGCCGCCTGCCCGGTGCGCGGGCCGAAGCCCAGCAGATACAGCCCGTCCATGCGGATCACCCGGCCGTCCCGCGCGGCGGGCGTCGGTTGCAGGGCGGGCATCGCCAGCAATTCGTCGTCCGGCGCGCCGTGACTGGCCGTCGCCTCGCCGCGATCCATCATCAGGATCGCCTCGGGCGCGGCGGCAAGGATCGCCTCGTCGGTGACGGGCTTGTAGCCGTCGAACGCGTCGATGGCGTTCGTCGCGCCGGCAAGGCGGATCATCGCATCGGCCTCGGTCCCGCGCCCCGACGCCATGATGCGCCCGCCCTGCACCGACAGGATGAACATGACGCGGGCGGGGGTCTGTCCCTGCGTCGCCTCGGCCGCCGCCGCAAGATCGGCGCGCAGGCTGGCCACCGGACCCGCCGCCGCCTGCGGCACGCCCAGCGCATCGGCCACCGCCTCGATCCGGGCGGCCAGCGCGTCGGCATCGGTGCCGCCGGGAATCGTCTCGAACGGGATGCCCGCGTCGCGCAAAATCTCGACGACCTCGGGCGGGCCGGCATCCTCTTCGGCAAGGATCAGGTCGGGCCGGGTCGACAGCACGCCTTCGGCCGACAGGGCGCGCATATAGCCGACATCGGGCAACTGCATCACCGAGGGCGGATGGCTGGACGTCGTGTCGCGCGCGATCAGCCGGTCCTGCTGGCCCAGCGCATGCACGATCTCGGTCACCGCGCCGCCGATGGACAGAACGCGGCTGGCATCGGGGTGCGGATCGGCCTGGGCGGCGGCCGCCGTCAACAGCAGCGCGGGCAGCAGATGCCGGATCATGCGTCCCCCGCATCCGGCAGCGACCCGACCAGATCGGCCCAGGCATCGGCATCGCCGCCCTTTTCGGGACGCATGCCGAAACACTGGAAGATCAGTTCGCCATCGGCATCGAACGCCTCGACCGACAGGGCCGCGCCGCGGCGCGTGGGCTTGTCCACGGCCCAGATCTCGGACAGGTGGTCGCTGCGCAGATGCAGGTTGAACCGCTCGTCCAGCACGTTGAGCCACGGACCCATCGGCCGCAGGTTTGCAAGCCGCCCGGAATGGATCTCGATGCAGCCCCGATTGCCGACAAACAGCATCACCTGCATCTCGCGGTCGCGCACCGTCTGGAACATGGTCGGCACCGAGGACACCGCCAGTTGCCGCACGAAGGGCGCGCCCGCCGCGCGATAGGCGCCCAGCCGGTTCATCTTCAGCCGCCGGACCAGCGTGTTGAACTGGTGGGTGTCGGTCATGCGCCCCCATTCCTCGCGCAGCGTGTCCACCCGATCCTCGGCGATCCGTGCGCCTTCGGGCGCGGGGCGCGGGGCATAGTCGGACAGGCTTTCCTGATCGGGCAGCGCCAGATCGGCGGTCAGCGCGGCGAACGCCGCAAGGTTAGATCCCTCGCGCAGATGCACCTTGTGCACGGCGACGCCCGAGGCGTCGAACACCTG is part of the Paracoccus stylophorae genome and encodes:
- a CDS encoding malonyl-CoA decarboxylase, translating into MTLTAQLYDRLSSLVVSSGWRRGKGAPRLTPEALIEAAQRLPVLQSETRGMAVAADILAAYAALDDDGKRIFFAGLRDGFDPDHAALTKAVKTWLDRKDPADLEALTRLAEPPRQELLRRLNMAPGGTARLVAMRADLLRLTGRDRAFARVDADFRHLLRSWFNRGFLKLLRIDWHSPAFLLEKLIEYEAVHEIRDFRDLQRRVLPEDRRCYAYMHPAMPDDPLIFVEVALTRGLPDSVQALIDERRAPLAPQSADTAVFYSISNCQAGLAGISFGNLLIKNVVAELSRELPGLTTFVTLSPIPGLRNWLQERAAAGEAEIAALLDDPQPGPLSAQTARYLLLAKDARGRPRDPVARFHLGNGAEAHRVIAGADKSERGMAQSLGMMVNYLYDRQRIEAQHDDFTERGIIAAPKRLQDAARKAEAEATAAGRKTKTDKTT
- a CDS encoding TRAP transporter large permease — its product is MSPSAAGLAVLVAMLVLLGAGTPIAFALGFVAVAALVLSEGFTAIGGLSETFFAGLANFGMVSVPMFILMGAAVASSPAGKDLYEALDRWLYRVPGGMVMSNIGACGLFAALSGSSPATCAAIGKMGIPEMTKRGYPDSLAAGSIAAGGTLGILIPPSVTMIVYGISTETSIGRLFLAGLLPGLMLTVLFMAWALFDCWRKGIALGDVTRRFSLAERLENLPRVLPFLLIVAAILFVLYGGVATPSEAAGTGALICILLVAIIYRMWKAGPMVAIFRDTIREAVMIMLIIGAAELFAFALSSLFITQTVAGAIADLEVNRWVLLIIINIFLLVAGFFLPPVAIILMSAPILMPILDSAGFDPYWFAVILTINMEIGLITPPVGLNLYVINSIAPQISLRDILFGSLPFVGMMVVGMILLAIFPQIALFLPEMVMGPAL
- a CDS encoding TRAP transporter small permease; this encodes MRAVLRLLDGLARVSGVFAMVLLAAATVVVTQMVFSRYVLGASTVWQTEFVIYATTAAMMLGSPYVLALGGHVGVDLLVEASGPGLRRILALISGLASLCFVGALAWSGFGFLYEAASNGWTTDTIWALPLWIPFWPVPFAMGLMGLQLIAQTVVAMTGGLPERGA
- the dctP gene encoding TRAP transporter substrate-binding protein DctP, which codes for MFKTTGAVLALATAMPMVAGAEVLKASHQFPGGKGDARDEMVQMIAKDVADADVDLEIRVYPGESLYKAKEQWGALTSGQLDMSSFPLDYAAGRVPQFSVTLMPGLVRNHERAARLNDSPFMESIHKLIEDNGALVLSDAWLSGGFVSKKNCITAPDTIAGQVTRAAGPAFEQMLVGAGASISSMPSSEIYTGMQTGVLDAANTSSGSMVSYRLFEQATCLTAPGENALWFMYEPVLISKKVFDRLNPEQQQALMDAGQRAEQWFSEQAAGLDTTMIETFEKAGVEVATMTPEDFDAWLAIARDTSYKHFSDEVEGGQDLIDQALAVE
- a CDS encoding GntR family transcriptional regulator — encoded protein: MASAADEISEMLETEIVEGVLPPGTRLEEPALAERFGVSRTPVREALQRLSASGLVELKPRRGTQVLNPSIGRIVEMFEVMAELEAVCARLCARRGGPALFSNLRLWMDRCAAAARAGDASAYYAANKGFHSAIYAGSQNLFLAEQAELLHLRLTPFRRQQLRLPRRMTQSLAEHARIVTAIEDGDAAAAEEAQRAHILIQGERFTDFLALHGGARV
- a CDS encoding heme ABC transporter ATP-binding protein encodes the protein MSLVAQSLDLWLGRRQILHGAGLVAQAGRVTAIIGPNGSGKTTLLRALTGDVAPRSGRITLNGTDIATRLPHDLAALRDLPQHSTLSFPFTASEIVGIGLSTRPVIGPARAALISAALARVGLPGRGGQLYQQMSGGEQQRVQLARALVQVWQPVTPDGPRWLFLDEPVSSLDIAHQLTVMRIAADYAAAGGGVVAVMHDLNLTAMFADRVALMQGGRVVAQGRPEAVMTDDNLSRAYGCDLRINRAPDRGVWMLPQSIVA
- a CDS encoding FecCD family ABC transporter permease, which produces MVTVDAGHAVPAGDRSHRGRALAIVLGLGLLIVAALALDHGAAGTPAWAVLRDLAAGAGVEPADRVVVMQIRLPRLLTGMLVGASLAVSGAVMQGLFRNPLADPGLLGVSAGAGLGAIAAIVLGGLLPPAMAAAAGWHLVPLAAFAGGWVSMLALYAVATRQGQTSIATMLLAGIALAAMIGALSGLIVFRADDDQLRDLTFWGLGSLAGSSWPKLAAAAPLILAGLAAAPFLARGLNGLALGEAAAAHVGIDVQRTKTIAILSVAGATGASVAVSGGIGFVGIVVPHLLRLIAGPDHRWLLVNAALLGATVLIGADMISRSVVAPAELPIGIVTAMVGGPFFMWVLLSNRRTLDG
- a CDS encoding heme/hemin ABC transporter substrate-binding protein; protein product: MIRHLLPALLLTAAAAQADPHPDASRVLSIGGAVTEIVHALGQQDRLIARDTTSSHPPSVMQLPDVGYMRALSAEGVLSTRPDLILAEEDAGPPEVVEILRDAGIPFETIPGGTDADALAARIEAVADALGVPQAAAGPVASLRADLAAAAEATQGQTPARVMFILSVQGGRIMASGRGTEADAMIRLAGATNAIDAFDGYKPVTDEAILAAAPEAILMMDRGEATASHGAPDDELLAMPALQPTPAARDGRVIRMDGLYLLGFGPRTGQAARDLHEAIYGPADDGAASDRPANDGAADGHG
- a CDS encoding hemin-degrading factor, which translates into the protein MNDLTPARLRELKRGATVRPVELADQLGLPEAALIEAELGHGATRIDATLSRLFPAIETLGEVMALTRNRSCVIEKIGRYSEFHDGTHAAMTLDPEIDMRMFPRHWVHGFAVDIDGRRSIQVFDASGVAVHKVHLREGSNLAAFAALTADLALPDQESLSDYAPRPAPEGARIAEDRVDTLREEWGRMTDTHQFNTLVRRLKMNRLGAYRAAGAPFVRQLAVSSVPTMFQTVRDREMQVMLFVGNRGCIEIHSGRLANLRPMGPWLNVLDERFNLHLRSDHLSEIWAVDKPTRRGAALSVEAFDADGELIFQCFGMRPEKGGDADAWADLVGSLPDAGDA